A single genomic interval of Camelina sativa cultivar DH55 chromosome 11, Cs, whole genome shotgun sequence harbors:
- the LOC104724795 gene encoding GDSL esterase/lipase At5g45960-like, which translates to MRSHQTHSSSAVSFIFFLFLLFSPFSFSTSKLEPVKHNPKRKQSVSAILVFGDSTVDPGNNNYINTIFKSDFPPYGLDFKNKIPTGRFCNGRLATDFIASYLGVKENVPPYLDPNLGVNELITGVSFASAGSGYDPLTPTITSVIDIPTQLEYFKEYKRKLESKMGKERMEKHIEEALFVVSAGTNDFVISYFIVPIRRKTFTIEAYQQFVISNLKQFIQGLWKEGARKIVVVGLPPIGCLPIVITLFSGEALTNRRCIDRFSAVATNYNYLLQKELGLMQMSLAGSKILYLDVYNSLYEIIHDHHKFGFEEGSSGCCGSGYLETSFLCNPKSYVCPNTSAYVFFDSIHPSEKTYFNVFKSQRRIYDSIIEL; encoded by the exons ATGAGAAGTCATCAAACACATTCTTCTTCAGCTgtttccttcatcttcttcctcttcctatTGTTCAGCCCCTTCTCATTCTCTACGTCAAAACTAGAACCTGTTAAACATAACCCTAAAAGGAAACAATCAGTTTCAGCTATTCTCGTTTTTGGAGATTCGACCGTGGATCCGGGCAATAACAACTACATCAATACGATATTCAAATCTGATTTTCCTCCCTATGGACTcgatttcaaaaacaaaattcccaCGGGTAGATTTTGCAACGGTCGACTCGCCACAGATTTCATTG CTTCATACCTTGGTGTGAAGGAGAATGTGCCACCATATTTGGACCCAAATCTTGGAGTAAATGAGTTAATAACTGGAGTTAGCTTTGCTTCAGCTGGATCTGGATATGATCCTCTCACTCCAACCATTACT AGCGTGATAGACATTCCGACTCAGCTAGAGTATTTCAAAGAATACAAGAGAAAATTAGAGAGTAAAATGGGGAAAGAAAGAATGGAGAAACACATAGAAGAAGCTTTGTTTGTTGTAAGTGCAGGAACCAACGATTTCGTCATTAGTTATTTCATAGTTCCAATACGAAGGAAGACTTTCACTATCGAAGCTTATCAGCAATTCGTTATATCCAATCTCAAGCAATTTATCCAG ggtttatggaAAGAAGGAGCAAGAAAGATAGTGGTGGTAGGTTTACCACCAATTGGGTGTTTGCCGATTGTTATAACATTATTCTCCGGCGAAGCATTGACTAACCGTCGTTGCATTGACCGTTTCTCTGCCGTGGCTACAAACTATAATTACCTCTTACAAAAAGAATTGGGTCTTATGCAAATGAGTTTGGCCGGATCCAAGATCCTTTACCTCGACGTTTATAACTCATTATATGAGATCATTCATGATCATCACAAATTCG GGTTTGAGGAAGGGAGCAGTGGATGTTGTGGAAGTGGATACCTAGAGACATCGTTTCTGTGTAATCCAAAGTCATATGTGTGTCCAAATACATCTGCTTATGTCTTTTTTGATTCTATCCATCCAAGTGAGAAGACTTACTTCAATGTTTTTAAATCTCAACGACGGATCTATGATTCTATTATAGAATTATAG